One part of the Populus alba chromosome 18, ASM523922v2, whole genome shotgun sequence genome encodes these proteins:
- the LOC118046026 gene encoding fatty-acid-binding protein 2: protein MRNNWFFFMDLDGESQYMFPLEPLLSQGFGANLFSQLSSFVDNPLHQSRFLYVPGTMAFQEALNGMSKLAGGFIFWFTSASSSNLSRQISGNQISPTPGSCRSSAQVKNSTSTRCDLAGLGFGSVSKVESSPPVVFSTISSFVMRHLLGEAERLQSFPVLSLAASLVPPFDNLASKVLAIPLENGDVQVHASIDQRPCEVEHCGCTGLSFSDLNWTRHAIEPRTGIEFPMFLDNIVAGQERSRLTSEVLVGTGSRTMKIIRIKSLKIYAFGFYVHPNSVCEKLGPKYASIPMGELIKHRDFYEDLLREDISMTVRLVINCNGIKINTVRDAFEKSLRNRLLKTNPDTDYHCLTTFGSFFTKDIPLPAGTTVDFRRTADGQLITEIGGNQIGVVCSKDLCRAFFDMYIGDIPVSEQTKEEIGKNVASIIGKY from the exons ATGAGGAACAATTGGTTCTTTTTCATGGATTTAGATGGAGAATCTCAATACATGTTTCCCTTAGAGCCCCTATTATCACAAGGCTTTGGGGCTAATCTATTTTCTCAGCTTAGTTCATTTGTTGATAATCCTCTGCACCAATCGAGATTCCTATATGTCCCTGGAACCATGGCTTTTCAAGAAGCTTTGAACGGCATGTCGAAGCTTGCTggtggttttattttttggttcacTAGTGCATCTAGTTCAAATTTGAGTCGCCAAATATCAGGCAATCAGATTTCTCCCACACCAGGAAGCTGTAGATCTTCAGCACAAGTTAAGAACTCTACTTCTACTAGATGTGATCTTGCTGGTTTAGGCTTCGGTTCAGTATCAAAAGTAGAGTCGTCACCTCCTGTTGTTTTTAGTACGATCTCAAGTTTTGTGATGAGGCACCTACTCGGGGAAGCTGAAAGACTTCAGTCATTCCCTGTCCTCTCATTAGCTGCTTCTCTGGTACCACCATTTGACAACTT AGCTTCAAAGGTACTAGCTATACCTTTGGAGAATGGTGATGTACAAGTGCATGCATCCATAGATCAAAGGCCTTGTGAAGTTGAGCATTGTGGATGTACAGGCCTCTCATTTTCTGATTTAAACTGGACAAGACATGCTATTGAGCCCAGAACTGGCATTGAGTTCCCAATGTTTTTGGACAACATCGTAGCTGGACAGGAAAGATCTAGATTAACTTCAGAG GTTCTTGTTGGTACTGGATCCAGAACTATGAAAATAATCAGAATAAAGTCCCTGAAGATTTATGCTTTTGGTTTCT ATGTTCATCCTAATTCTGTCTGTGAAAAACTGGGCCCAAAGTATGCTTCTATTCCAATGGGTGAATTAATTAAACACCGTGACTTTTATGAGGACCTTCTCAG GGAAGACATCTCCATGACTGTTCGGCTTGTGATTAACTGCAATGGGATAAAAATCAATACTGTCAGGGA TGCTTTTGAGAAATCACTTCGAAACCGTTTATTGAAG ACAAACCCAGACACTGATTACCATTGCCTGACTACATTTGGTTCATTCTTCACAAAAGATATTCCACTACCTGCG GGAACAACAGTTGATTTTCGACGGACAGCTGATGGGCAACTAATAACTGAAA TTGGAGGTAACCAAATTGGAGTGGTTTGTAGCAAGGATTTATGTA GAGCTTTCTTCGACATGTACATAGGTGATATTCCTGTCTCAGAGCAAACGAAGGAAGAGATTGGCAAGAATGTTGCCAGCATTATCGGGAAGTACTAA